The following coding sequences are from one Candidatus Methylomirabilota bacterium window:
- a CDS encoding hydantoinase B/oxoprolinase family protein has translation MISDPITLEVVREALSSIVREMRITLVRTAYSSILYEGEDFSCVLMDRRAQIVAMSRGQDHPLHIVPIAWSMKAVREKFGDDIHPGDIFLHNDPYTGGTHLNDVAMIYPMFAPAPQETPARQGTPDELFLFPVVRAHWGDVGGMSPGSLSGQVTEIYQEGVRIPPLKVYERGRPNQAVLDLLFGNMRGPRDREGDFRAMIGTCRKAAERVEALLGRYGRATLEACITTLLDRAEQRMRQRIRELPPGEYCYEAYLEGGSERLEPLRVLAMIRIADDSVTVDLTGTSPQTAGPTNVGPAMAPTGAFTILKAFLDPGGEINSGAFRPLTVIAPEGTIVNARRPAPCGGMVEVKYCVESAVMGALGQVLAGRVTGDLKGGGNHCYIGGPDGGGTFIFYEYPAGGTGAFEGGDGSNAVRAFTESDITTIQPVEAVEQKYPLRVERCALRPDSGGAGRWRGGLGLVREIRVLAPAAQLSVLAEKSLLRPYGVCAGLAGAPNRFYVSRAGAALEPSPLPGKVSGFPLRRDDVVVMESSGGGGYGDPLERDPRMVAADLVEGLITPEAAGGMYGVVVNAGAVDAAATAERRRALGVVRVVVTLGLRDDLDESRVRQIALERSTAERLGAGPGDVVEVINPGGAPLRAWVTAILPAGAARAEVSPIALTLLALGPGARVELRPLVRAGRPV, from the coding sequence ATGATATCCGATCCGATCACGCTCGAGGTCGTCCGCGAGGCGCTCTCCTCGATCGTGCGCGAGATGCGGATCACCCTCGTGCGTACGGCGTACTCGTCCATTCTCTACGAGGGCGAGGACTTCTCGTGCGTGCTCATGGACCGCCGGGCCCAGATCGTGGCCATGTCGCGCGGCCAGGACCACCCGCTGCACATCGTGCCGATCGCCTGGTCGATGAAGGCGGTGCGCGAGAAGTTCGGCGACGACATCCACCCCGGCGACATCTTCCTGCACAACGACCCCTACACCGGCGGCACCCACCTCAACGACGTCGCCATGATCTACCCGATGTTCGCCCCCGCCCCGCAGGAGACGCCAGCCCGGCAGGGGACTCCAGACGAGCTGTTCCTCTTCCCGGTGGTGCGCGCCCACTGGGGCGACGTGGGGGGCATGAGCCCGGGCAGCCTCAGCGGGCAGGTGACGGAGATCTACCAGGAGGGCGTCCGGATCCCGCCGCTCAAGGTCTACGAGCGGGGGCGCCCCAACCAGGCGGTGCTCGACCTCCTGTTCGGCAACATGCGCGGTCCCCGCGACCGTGAGGGCGACTTCCGGGCGATGATCGGCACCTGCCGAAAGGCGGCGGAGCGCGTGGAGGCGCTGCTGGGACGCTACGGCCGGGCCACGCTCGAGGCGTGCATCACCACGCTGCTCGACCGGGCCGAGCAGCGCATGCGCCAGCGGATCCGCGAGCTGCCGCCCGGCGAGTATTGCTATGAGGCCTATCTGGAGGGCGGCAGCGAGCGGCTGGAGCCCCTGCGGGTGCTCGCGATGATCCGGATCGCCGACGACAGCGTCACCGTGGACCTCACGGGGACGTCGCCCCAGACCGCGGGGCCCACCAACGTCGGGCCGGCCATGGCTCCGACCGGCGCCTTCACGATCCTCAAGGCCTTCCTGGACCCCGGCGGCGAGATCAACTCGGGCGCCTTCCGTCCGCTCACGGTCATCGCGCCCGAGGGCACCATCGTCAACGCGCGCCGCCCGGCGCCCTGCGGGGGGATGGTGGAGGTGAAGTACTGCGTGGAGTCGGCGGTGATGGGCGCCCTGGGGCAGGTGCTCGCCGGCCGGGTGACCGGCGACCTCAAGGGCGGCGGCAACCACTGCTACATCGGCGGCCCCGACGGCGGCGGCACCTTCATCTTCTACGAGTACCCGGCCGGCGGCACCGGCGCCTTTGAGGGCGGCGACGGTAGCAACGCCGTCAGGGCCTTCACCGAGAGCGACATCACGACGATCCAGCCCGTGGAGGCGGTCGAGCAGAAGTATCCGCTGCGCGTCGAGCGGTGCGCGCTGCGGCCCGACTCGGGCGGCGCCGGCCGCTGGCGCGGCGGGCTCGGCCTGGTGCGGGAGATCCGCGTCCTCGCCCCCGCCGCTCAGCTCTCGGTCCTCGCCGAGAAGAGCCTGCTGCGTCCCTACGGCGTCTGCGCGGGGCTCGCGGGCGCGCCCAATCGCTTCTACGTCAGCCGCGCGGGGGCTGCGCTCGAGCCCTCGCCGCTCCCCGGCAAGGTCAGCGGCTTTCCCCTCCGGCGCGACGACGTCGTCGTCATGGAGAGCTCGGGGGGCGGCGGCTACGGCGACCCGCTGGAGCGCGATCCCCGGATGGTCGCCGCCGACCTCGTGGAAGGGCTGATCACGCCGGAGGCGGCGGGCGGGATGTACGGCGTCGTCGTCAACGCCGGCGCGGTCGACGCGGCGGCGACGGCCGAGCGGCGCCGCGCGCTCGGGGTGGTCCGCGTCGTGGTGACGCTGGGCCTCCGCGACGACCTCGACGAGTCGCGGGTGCGCCAGATCGCGCTCGAGCGGTCCACCGCCGAGCGACTCGGCGCCGGCCCCGGCGACGTGGTCGAGGTGATCAACCCGGGCGGCGCGCCGCTCCGGGCCTGGGTCACCGCGATCCTGCCGGCCGGCGCCGCCCGGGCCGAAGTCTCGCCCATCGCGCTCACGCTGCTGGCGCTCGGGCCCGGCGCCCGCGTGGAGCTCCGCCCGCTCGTCCGGGCCGGGCGTCCCGTCTAG
- a CDS encoding hydantoinase/oxoprolinase family protein, producing the protein MFVAGIDVGGTFTDITAVETSTGRVLVTKVPSQPLDEAAAVLAGLAALGIDAKSVRRLVHGTTVGTNAILERRGARVALLTSAGFRDLIEIGRTKRNIPALFVPTFVRPKPVVARALRFEVRERMLHDGRVLVPLDPADVERALGNLAAAGAEAVAICLLHAYANPEHERRLGEAVRARFPALPVSLSADVVPEYREFERFSTTVLNAYLQPLLDRYLAGLEKRLFESGYAYGVLTVGSSGGMMTVETARRLPIKTIFSGPAGGVSQACFVAGEAGVKDFITYDMGGTSTDVCLVRGERPLTSTDNLIGAFPVKVPQIDIRTVGAGGGSIAWVDVDGSLQVGPLSAGAHPGPAAYGLGGSAATVTDANVVLGRMGTARPLGGTIRLDGALARRAVEALAGRLGGLGIRELAEGVVRIAVARMTSSVREITIQQGHDPRDFTLVAFGGAGPMHAIPVAEELGIPRILVPLHPGNFSALGLLVSDVKHDDVRTRVGLLAERAATLPQTFAEMEAAAGRRLDAEGFALAARRSERSLDLRYLGQAFELNVPLRPGAPDVAAIARDFHGRHLAAYGHADPTGEVELVNARIAAYGVVDKPAPPPSRSPVLQVDEALIGRREVWFSGLAHPCPVYEREGLSPRAAVTGPAIVEEFGATTVIFPGWRAAVDAVGHLVLERA; encoded by the coding sequence ATGTTCGTGGCCGGGATCGACGTGGGCGGCACCTTCACCGACATCACCGCGGTGGAGACGTCGACGGGACGGGTGCTCGTCACCAAGGTGCCGTCGCAGCCGCTCGACGAGGCGGCGGCGGTGCTGGCCGGGCTGGCCGCGCTCGGGATCGACGCCAAGAGCGTGCGACGCCTCGTCCACGGCACCACCGTCGGCACCAACGCGATCCTCGAGCGCCGGGGTGCCCGGGTCGCGCTGCTGACGAGCGCGGGCTTCCGTGACCTGATCGAGATCGGCCGCACCAAACGCAACATCCCGGCGCTCTTCGTCCCCACCTTCGTGCGCCCCAAGCCGGTGGTGGCCCGGGCGCTGCGCTTCGAGGTGAGGGAGCGCATGCTCCACGACGGCCGCGTGCTCGTTCCCCTCGACCCGGCGGACGTCGAGCGGGCGCTGGGCAACCTGGCCGCGGCCGGCGCCGAGGCGGTGGCCATCTGTCTCCTCCACGCCTACGCCAATCCCGAGCACGAGCGGCGGCTCGGCGAAGCCGTGCGGGCGCGGTTCCCCGCGCTGCCCGTCTCCCTGTCGGCGGACGTCGTCCCCGAGTACCGCGAGTTCGAGCGCTTTTCGACGACGGTGCTGAACGCGTACCTACAGCCGCTCCTGGATCGCTATCTGGCCGGGCTCGAGAAGCGGTTGTTCGAATCGGGTTACGCCTACGGCGTGCTCACGGTGGGCTCGAGCGGCGGCATGATGACCGTGGAGACGGCTCGCCGGCTACCGATCAAGACGATCTTCTCGGGGCCAGCCGGGGGCGTGAGCCAGGCCTGCTTCGTCGCGGGTGAGGCCGGCGTGAAAGACTTCATCACCTACGACATGGGCGGCACCAGCACGGACGTGTGTCTGGTGCGCGGCGAGCGGCCCCTGACGTCCACCGACAACCTGATCGGCGCCTTCCCGGTGAAGGTGCCCCAGATCGACATCCGCACCGTCGGCGCCGGCGGCGGGAGCATCGCCTGGGTCGACGTCGATGGGAGCCTCCAGGTCGGTCCGCTGAGCGCGGGCGCTCATCCCGGCCCCGCCGCCTACGGCCTCGGCGGCAGCGCGGCGACGGTGACCGACGCCAATGTCGTGCTGGGCCGGATGGGAACGGCGCGCCCGCTGGGCGGCACGATCCGCCTGGATGGCGCGCTCGCTCGGCGCGCCGTGGAGGCGCTCGCGGGCCGCCTGGGCGGTCTCGGCATCCGCGAGCTGGCCGAGGGGGTCGTTCGCATCGCGGTGGCGCGGATGACGTCGTCGGTCCGCGAGATCACCATCCAGCAGGGCCACGACCCGCGCGACTTCACGCTGGTCGCCTTCGGGGGGGCGGGGCCGATGCACGCCATCCCCGTGGCCGAGGAGCTGGGCATTCCGCGGATCCTCGTCCCGCTGCATCCGGGAAACTTCTCGGCGCTGGGGCTTCTGGTGTCGGACGTCAAGCACGATGACGTCCGCACGCGCGTGGGGCTCCTGGCCGAGCGCGCGGCGACGCTGCCGCAGACGTTCGCCGAGATGGAGGCTGCCGCCGGGCGGCGGCTCGACGCCGAGGGTTTCGCCCTCGCCGCGCGGCGGAGCGAGCGCTCGCTCGACCTGAGATATCTGGGCCAGGCCTTCGAGCTGAACGTTCCCCTCCGGCCGGGCGCCCCGGACGTCGCCGCGATCGCCCGCGACTTCCACGGCCGGCACCTCGCCGCCTATGGCCACGCCGATCCCACGGGTGAGGTCGAGCTGGTCAACGCGCGCATCGCGGCGTACGGCGTCGTGGACAAGCCCGCGCCGCCGCCCTCGCGTAGCCCGGTGCTCCAGGTGGACGAGGCGCTGATCGGCCGCCGGGAGGTGTGGTTCAGCGGCCTGGCCCACCCCTGCCCGGTCTACGAGCGCGAGGGCCTTTCGCCGCGGGCGGCGGTGACCGGTCCCGCGATCGTCGAAGAGTTCGGCGCCACGACCGTGATCTTTCCGGGCTGGCGGGCGGCGGTGGACGCCGTCGGCCACCTCGTGCTGGAGCGCGCATGA
- a CDS encoding 2OG-Fe(II) oxygenase: protein MTIAERLAALDWAAIERALWERGYAKTPPVLTPEECAALIALYPDDALFRSRVDMERYRFGIGDYKYFAAPLPPLVAELRQHAYPPLARLANRWEEALGSRPRYPPSLDRLLVTCRRAGQTKPTPLLLHYEAGGYNCLHQDLYGEIAFPLQLTGFLSRRGLDYEGGEFLLVEQRPRAQSRGEAITTEQGEIVIFTTRYRPVAGARGYYRATMRHGVSRVTLGSRYTLGVIFHNAK from the coding sequence ATGACCATCGCCGAGCGCCTCGCTGCGCTCGACTGGGCGGCGATCGAGCGCGCGCTCTGGGAGCGGGGCTACGCCAAGACGCCGCCGGTGCTGACGCCCGAAGAGTGCGCGGCCCTGATCGCCCTCTACCCCGACGACGCGCTTTTCCGCAGCCGCGTCGACATGGAGCGCTACCGTTTCGGCATTGGCGACTACAAGTACTTCGCGGCGCCGCTGCCCCCGCTGGTCGCCGAGCTGCGCCAGCACGCCTATCCTCCGCTGGCGCGATTGGCCAACCGCTGGGAGGAGGCCCTCGGCTCGCGCCCGCGCTATCCGCCCAGCCTGGACCGGCTGCTGGTAACGTGCCGGCGCGCGGGACAGACCAAGCCCACGCCGCTGCTCCTGCACTACGAGGCCGGCGGCTACAACTGCCTGCACCAGGATCTCTACGGCGAGATCGCCTTCCCGCTGCAGCTGACCGGCTTCCTCAGCCGTCGCGGCCTGGACTACGAGGGCGGCGAGTTCCTGCTGGTCGAGCAGCGCCCGCGCGCCCAGTCCCGCGGCGAGGCGATCACGACCGAGCAAGGCGAGATCGTCATCTTCACCACCCGCTACCGCCCGGTGGCCGGCGCCCGCGGCTACTACCGCGCGACGATGCGCCACGGAGTAAGCAGGGTGACGCTGGGTTCGCGGTACACTCTCGGTGTGATCTTCCACAATGCGAAATGA
- a CDS encoding YnfA family protein, with translation MQITRSVALFLLAGLCEIGGGYLVWQWWRNGAHWVIGLLGAVTLILYGVVPTYQPAHFGRVYAAYGGWFVVLSILWGWGIDRIMPDRYDLLGGTICLVGVSVIMYWPR, from the coding sequence ATGCAGATCACTCGCTCGGTGGCGCTCTTCCTCCTCGCGGGCCTCTGCGAGATCGGCGGGGGTTATCTCGTTTGGCAGTGGTGGCGGAACGGGGCTCACTGGGTGATCGGGCTCCTCGGCGCCGTGACGCTGATCTTGTACGGGGTCGTCCCAACGTACCAACCCGCCCACTTCGGCCGCGTCTATGCAGCCTACGGCGGGTGGTTCGTCGTCCTGTCGATCCTTTGGGGATGGGGAATCGACCGCATCATGCCTGATCGGTACGACCTGCTGGGCGGAACGATCTGCCTCGTGGGCGTGAGCGTTATCATGTACTGGCCGCGGTAG
- a CDS encoding GIY-YIG nuclease family protein — MHYTYVLRSDRDQRLYTGTTHDLRTRIKLHADGKVRAIAYRRPLVPVYYEACLSGDDAFRRERFLKTGKGKRFLRNRLASFLARFSTNKLERH, encoded by the coding sequence GTGCATTACACGTACGTGTTGCGGAGTGATCGAGATCAACGGCTCTACACCGGAACGACGCACGACCTCCGCACCCGAATCAAGCTGCACGCTGACGGAAAGGTGCGCGCGATCGCTTACCGACGGCCACTGGTACCCGTGTACTACGAGGCCTGCCTGAGTGGCGATGATGCGTTTCGCCGGGAACGGTTCTTGAAGACGGGGAAGGGTAAACGCTTCTTGCGCAACCGCCTCGCGTCGTTCCTGGCCAGATTTAGTACCAACAAGTTGGAACGGCACTAG